A single window of Paenibacillus sp. SYP-B4298 DNA harbors:
- a CDS encoding TVP38/TMEM64 family protein has translation MNEWMVSIQEWLNHVQHLTPEQLQRKLESYSAFGPLPGIIAPFLESLLPFLPLLLIIAVNANIYGLGPGILYSWVGVCCGCMLVFWLARRLGGGFRGWLQRKFPASSRFFAWIEKRGFTPIFLLSCFPFSPSVLVNIASGLTTVPMRVFVTAILMGKGVMITSVSLLSFDIAKIMDAPWRIGIAVAALVIMWLLGKRLELKFQT, from the coding sequence GTGAACGAATGGATGGTTTCTATTCAGGAATGGCTGAACCATGTTCAGCATCTTACCCCCGAGCAGTTGCAGCGCAAGCTGGAGAGCTATTCAGCATTCGGACCGCTGCCAGGCATTATTGCACCTTTTCTCGAATCGTTATTGCCGTTTCTGCCGCTGCTGCTTATCATCGCCGTCAATGCCAATATCTATGGCCTCGGGCCAGGAATTCTCTACTCGTGGGTCGGAGTATGCTGCGGCTGTATGCTCGTATTCTGGCTGGCTCGGCGGCTAGGCGGTGGCTTTCGCGGCTGGCTGCAGCGCAAGTTCCCGGCAAGCTCCCGATTTTTTGCCTGGATTGAGAAGCGGGGCTTTACACCGATCTTCCTGCTGTCCTGTTTCCCGTTCTCACCCTCTGTGCTCGTCAATATTGCCTCTGGCTTGACCACCGTACCGATGCGTGTGTTCGTCACGGCGATCCTGATGGGCAAGGGGGTCATGATTACGAGTGTATCTCTGCTCAGCTTTGACATTGCCAAAATCATGGATGCACCGTGGAGAATCGGAATTGCCGTCGCAGCTTTGGTCATCATGTGGCTGCTAGGCAAACGGTTGGAGTTGAAATTTCAGACTTGA
- a CDS encoding transposase: MSEKVNHYDMNPMTGEEVEVDGVYENESGQETELKRGDTFPADLVLGATEWQLTEYQMDNHHEGETDPRLVPKKDKDKPFKVTHPRRHLNRGDR; the protein is encoded by the coding sequence ATGAGCGAGAAAGTGAATCATTATGATATGAACCCCATGACCGGGGAAGAGGTCGAAGTGGATGGTGTCTATGAGAACGAATCCGGTCAGGAAACCGAGTTGAAGCGCGGAGACACCTTTCCCGCGGATCTCGTGCTGGGAGCAACCGAATGGCAGCTAACCGAATATCAGATGGACAATCATCACGAAGGCGAGACTGATCCACGTCTTGTGCCCAAGAAAGACAAGGATAAGCCATTCAAGGTGACACATCCCCGCCGCCATCTGAACCGGGGCGACCGATAA
- a CDS encoding FUSC family protein, whose protein sequence is MTIGARVIKTGLAVALAIFVSGLFGFASPLIAAVAAIFTIQPSIYRSWKQILDQLQANLMGAAVALTAVYLIGSTPIAVGLVCIAVIILTIRLKMDSAIGLTLVTVVAVMEAHSAGWLFAFQRLAMVLTGMGAAFLVNVLVYPPRPRKQFNDQVHEAFDLLSLLLRTAISNEMKEQVYNKEKEKLQATLRKLQERYQLFEEERAITSSSKQSRARQLLVSRQMIRSLQKGVDLLEVVEEHYIGAPGADEWAVRFDRQIEEWTKYHEHILLKAEDKMKPGVTIVPEDGEYDAFKAQLISFIHPQLDERKPFIFVGAALMEYAYHLRRLEKLIEQVQMRQRGEQDEE, encoded by the coding sequence ATGACGATTGGGGCCCGTGTGATTAAGACAGGGCTGGCGGTAGCACTGGCAATATTCGTAAGCGGATTATTCGGGTTTGCGTCTCCGCTGATTGCAGCGGTGGCGGCTATATTTACGATACAGCCGTCCATCTATCGCTCCTGGAAACAAATATTGGATCAATTGCAGGCGAACTTGATGGGAGCGGCTGTGGCACTGACAGCCGTCTACCTGATTGGCAGCACACCGATCGCTGTCGGTCTGGTCTGTATTGCGGTCATCATCCTCACGATTCGCTTGAAGATGGATAGTGCCATCGGGCTGACACTCGTCACGGTGGTCGCTGTGATGGAGGCGCATTCGGCGGGATGGTTATTTGCCTTTCAGCGTCTGGCGATGGTGCTGACAGGGATGGGGGCGGCGTTTCTCGTCAATGTGCTTGTCTATCCGCCTCGGCCACGCAAGCAGTTCAATGACCAGGTGCATGAAGCCTTTGACCTGCTCTCGCTGCTGCTGCGCACGGCCATCTCCAATGAGATGAAGGAGCAGGTGTACAACAAGGAAAAAGAGAAGCTGCAAGCTACGCTGCGCAAGCTCCAAGAGCGGTATCAGCTATTCGAGGAGGAGCGGGCCATTACGAGCAGCAGCAAGCAGAGTCGTGCGCGGCAGTTGCTTGTATCCAGGCAGATGATCCGTTCCCTGCAAAAGGGCGTCGATCTGCTCGAAGTGGTGGAGGAGCATTACATTGGGGCGCCGGGTGCGGATGAGTGGGCCGTGCGGTTCGATCGGCAGATCGAGGAATGGACCAAGTATCACGAACACATCCTGCTCAAGGCAGAGGACAAGATGAAGCCGGGAGTGACGATCGTACCGGAGGACGGGGAGTATGACGCCTTCAAAGCTCAGCTCATCAGCTTTATTCACCCTCAGCTCGACGAGCGCAAGCCGTTCATCTTCGTTGGTGCGGCGCTGATGGAATACGCCTATCATCTGCGTCGACTGGAAAAGTTGATTGAGCAGGTGCAGATGCGGCAACGAGGCGAACAGGACGAGGAGTAA
- a CDS encoding ATP-binding protein — protein sequence MNNYLNNGGLFFTMLSLTISALASFTMFQLIGNVSRSNGHGKLHWMFGGAAVFGLGLAVVNFLVLLASDTMIIIDRRMLLLLFIGMGMTFLSIVFFLSQAMLVARVILSSLLLSAVQVVMFYYSVMIVPMQQFSVDDGLVFLSLALSWLTAGCAFYRYEIKKGDDLLTSSLLLGTSVMIVQGLGLEAITVEYTAIMTADRLNENMMLLSAIMGVATLLVIGFSLMIGYTNRRLGQADEKYKLLVENSLDTIAIFAENEWKYVNQSGLRMFEALRQEEMLGRSIYDFLHPKHHDELRERIETACPDCPYGPVEQEWYTIGGKLIHTEVVETPTRFAGKHAVQIIIRDISERKKNEELLINSEKLYVAGQLAAGIAHEIRNPLTSLKGFLQLIMSGRDTNEDIQEIMKSELNRIESIVSEMLMLSKPQVYELSRKDARQIMRDTITLLEGQAILYDIELEAIYDEEALWVYGVENQIKQVFINVIKNAMEAMSDGGKIGIQCMLEDGEVSIRVKDEGPGIDQEMLSKMGQPFYTTKDKGTGLGLMVSYKIMDNHHGRIEVDSEVGVGTTLLIAFPYAWEEWAEVD from the coding sequence ATGAATAACTATCTAAATAACGGCGGCCTGTTTTTTACGATGTTGTCTCTCACCATTAGCGCTCTAGCCTCCTTCACCATGTTCCAGTTAATCGGCAATGTATCCCGTTCGAACGGACATGGGAAACTGCATTGGATGTTTGGCGGGGCGGCTGTCTTCGGGCTTGGCCTTGCCGTCGTGAATTTCCTGGTGCTGCTTGCTTCAGACACGATGATCATTATTGACCGTCGCATGCTGCTGCTGTTATTTATCGGGATGGGGATGACCTTCCTCTCCATCGTGTTCTTTTTAAGCCAGGCGATGCTGGTGGCGCGTGTGATACTGTCCAGCTTGCTGCTGTCGGCTGTGCAGGTCGTCATGTTCTACTATAGTGTTATGATTGTGCCGATGCAGCAATTTTCCGTAGATGACGGGCTGGTCTTCCTTTCCCTTGCCCTGAGCTGGCTGACGGCCGGTTGTGCGTTTTATCGGTATGAGATCAAGAAGGGCGATGATCTGCTGACAAGCAGCCTGCTGCTGGGCACCTCTGTTATGATTGTGCAAGGGCTCGGGCTTGAAGCGATTACTGTAGAGTATACGGCCATCATGACCGCGGACCGACTGAATGAAAATATGATGCTCCTGTCGGCTATCATGGGTGTTGCCACGCTGCTCGTCATCGGCTTCAGTCTAATGATCGGCTACACGAATCGGCGGCTGGGGCAGGCGGATGAGAAATATAAGCTGCTGGTTGAGAATTCACTGGATACCATCGCTATTTTTGCTGAAAATGAATGGAAGTACGTCAACCAATCGGGTTTGCGCATGTTTGAGGCGCTTCGGCAGGAGGAGATGTTGGGTCGCTCCATCTATGATTTCCTGCATCCGAAGCATCATGACGAGCTGCGTGAGCGGATTGAGACCGCTTGCCCGGACTGCCCCTATGGCCCGGTGGAGCAGGAATGGTACACGATCGGCGGCAAGCTGATTCACACAGAGGTGGTGGAGACGCCGACGAGGTTTGCCGGTAAGCATGCTGTGCAAATTATTATTCGCGACATCTCGGAGCGCAAGAAGAACGAGGAGCTGCTGATCAACTCTGAGAAGCTGTACGTGGCAGGTCAATTGGCTGCGGGCATCGCGCATGAGATTCGCAACCCTCTTACCTCGCTGAAGGGCTTCCTCCAGCTCATCATGTCAGGCAGAGATACCAATGAAGATATACAGGAAATTATGAAGTCCGAGCTGAATCGGATCGAATCGATCGTCAGTGAGATGCTCATGCTCTCCAAGCCCCAGGTATATGAGCTGAGCCGCAAGGACGCTCGTCAGATCATGCGGGATACGATAACATTGCTAGAGGGCCAGGCGATATTGTACGATATAGAATTGGAGGCCATCTATGACGAGGAGGCGCTGTGGGTCTACGGCGTGGAGAATCAGATCAAGCAGGTCTTCATTAATGTGATCAAAAACGCCATGGAGGCGATGTCGGATGGGGGAAAGATCGGTATCCAATGTATGCTTGAGGATGGTGAGGTCAGCATTCGAGTCAAGGACGAGGGTCCTGGCATCGACCAAGAAATGCTGTCCAAGATGGGACAGCCATTCTATACAACCAAGGATAAAGGGACCGGTCTGGGATTGATGGTCAGCTACAAAATAATGGACAATCATCACGGACGGATTGAGGTGGATAGCGAGGTCGGAGTAGGCACAACGCTGTTAATCGCATTTCCTTATGCGTGGGAGGAATGGGCTGAGGTAGACTAG
- the mscL gene encoding large conductance mechanosensitive channel protein MscL encodes MSMSKLLKEFKEFAVRGNVIDLAVGVIIGGAFGKIVTSLVNDIIMPPIGMLLGNVNFTDLYFSLEPERTMVDGKHISLAQATDAGVAVIAYGQFINIMLNFIIVAFCIFLMVKGINSLHRKKEAPAKAEPTTKECPFCLSTIPVKATRCGHCTSQLVQEEAR; translated from the coding sequence ATGTCTATGTCAAAGCTACTTAAAGAATTCAAGGAGTTCGCTGTACGCGGCAATGTCATCGATCTCGCCGTCGGTGTGATCATCGGCGGGGCTTTCGGCAAGATCGTGACCTCGCTGGTGAATGACATCATCATGCCCCCGATCGGCATGCTGCTGGGCAATGTAAACTTTACCGATCTCTACTTCAGCCTGGAGCCAGAGCGGACGATGGTTGATGGCAAGCACATCTCGCTTGCTCAGGCGACAGATGCCGGTGTTGCTGTCATTGCTTACGGGCAATTCATTAATATTATGCTGAACTTTATCATTGTCGCCTTCTGCATCTTCTTGATGGTGAAGGGAATCAATTCCCTGCATCGCAAGAAGGAAGCGCCTGCCAAGGCGGAGCCGACCACCAAGGAGTGTCCGTTCTGCCTCTCGACTATTCCGGTGAAGGCTACCCGCTGCGGGCACTGCACCTCCCAACTGGTGCAAGAAGAAGCGCGATGA
- a CDS encoding NUDIX hydrolase, whose product MSEWFDYYDEQMNLLGTAPRERVHHEGLWHQTFHCWVVQRREAGAYVWFQQRQLGKDTHPGRLDITAAGHLSAGETISDGVRELEEELGIRAEFSALVKLAEHREEVEGELGGTPFIDRELSHVFGYVCDRPLSSLQLQIEEVAGMYEASLDEMIALFEGEQMSVTALGVAPDRRGMLQPRSLEVRAADFVPRETAYYTRIFRSLKEL is encoded by the coding sequence ATGAGCGAATGGTTCGATTACTATGACGAACAGATGAATCTTCTGGGCACCGCGCCACGCGAGCGTGTCCATCATGAAGGGCTATGGCATCAGACCTTTCATTGCTGGGTCGTGCAACGACGCGAGGCGGGCGCATATGTATGGTTTCAGCAACGGCAGCTTGGCAAGGATACGCACCCCGGACGGCTGGATATTACGGCCGCCGGCCATCTAAGCGCCGGCGAGACCATCAGCGACGGGGTGCGCGAGCTGGAGGAGGAGCTAGGCATTCGCGCCGAGTTCAGCGCTCTGGTGAAGCTGGCTGAGCATCGCGAGGAGGTGGAGGGAGAGCTAGGCGGCACGCCCTTCATCGATCGTGAGCTTAGCCATGTCTTCGGCTACGTCTGCGACCGTCCGTTGTCCTCACTGCAACTTCAGATAGAAGAAGTGGCAGGGATGTACGAGGCGAGCCTGGATGAGATGATCGCGCTGTTCGAAGGGGAGCAGATGTCCGTGACGGCTCTCGGTGTAGCCCCGGATCGCCGCGGAATGCTGCAGCCGCGGAGCCTTGAGGTGCGGGCTGCTGATTTTGTCCCGCGCGAGACAGCTTACTATACGAGAATATTCCGGTCGTTGAAGGAGCTCTAG
- a CDS encoding efflux RND transporter permease subunit, producing MDVSVRRPVGVTMLVLAVIALSLVSLRNLAVDLFPKIDIPVAVVATSYQGAAPEEIEKLVTRPMEASLSSIQGMSRLTSQSQANSSLVIMEFKSGTNLDNTLLDIREKVDQVKEFLPKDAGTPSVLRFDPQQLPIMSLALSGEDSSRLQSMTETQFIPFLERQKGVASVSAAGGKTREILVELNRAALARYGVAPSQIVQVLGAGNQSVSAGSVVKGQQEMQIRVKGEYSSVAEIRDTLILLSNGQQIRLHELAEVKDTYKEETSLTLVNGAPALVLSIQKQSDANTVSVADEIYKAMEEMNSQLPEGVELTVVTDSSIYIRQSIDGVMNNMLQGGILAVLILIVFLRSIRATLVIGIAIPIAVLSTFAMMYFTGQTLNIISMGGLALGIGMMLDCSIVILENIVVHRQRGATVLQAAVKGASELGTAVIASTVTSLVVFVPIVFVQGIAADIFKPMALTVAFSLLASLIVAITLVPMLSAKLMSAPLKERKPSLFERGLNLLIQFYKKRLAWSLKHRKTTVALVGALMVGSLALAPMIGMELMPADDEGRLTVTIKAPSGTRLEETKEIANEVEALLAPYESMIRMAYLSIGGSSLGFGGDSSNQATLTMELIGSTERDMTTREFVSSLSRQTQEIPGAEITVSAMETGLGAGSPIQIKLNGQDREVLEEVADQVMWLISEVEGVHNAQTSSQEGNEEMNIIVDRLMAAQYGLSYQQIISEIQLAMNGQLATKFREEGSEYDVRVVMPEEERANLAALSQLRLQTATGQYIPLSQVAKFEQLKGPVVIQRENQQRQINVTSDVIGRDLGSVANDIQAALNKMNFPEGYSYSMGGDAEEMLDSFIDLALALVFSIFLVYVVMAIQFESLLHPFIIMFSVPTSIIGVLIGLFVTNTAISLPALIGMILLVGVVVNNGIVLVDYINILRRQGMERYEAIMAGSPSRVRPILMMTLTTVLGMIPLALGLGEGSSMQAPLGIVVIFGLLFSTVFTLIFVPVVYSMADDFSQWLRRVLRRRGKTATEATATEV from the coding sequence GTGGATGTATCCGTCCGGCGTCCGGTAGGTGTCACAATGCTCGTTCTTGCTGTCATTGCTCTGAGTCTGGTGAGCCTGCGCAATCTGGCTGTTGACCTCTTCCCGAAGATCGACATCCCGGTTGCCGTGGTGGCCACCTCCTATCAGGGAGCGGCTCCTGAGGAGATCGAGAAGCTAGTTACTAGACCTATGGAGGCGTCGCTCAGCTCGATACAAGGCATGAGTCGTCTTACGTCTCAGTCTCAGGCCAATTCCTCGCTTGTGATCATGGAATTCAAGTCCGGCACCAATCTAGATAATACACTGCTGGACATTCGCGAGAAGGTAGACCAGGTGAAGGAGTTCCTGCCGAAGGACGCTGGTACGCCTTCTGTACTGCGCTTCGACCCGCAGCAGTTGCCCATTATGTCGTTAGCGTTGTCCGGGGAGGATAGCTCGCGACTTCAGAGCATGACGGAAACACAGTTCATTCCTTTTCTCGAGCGGCAGAAGGGGGTGGCCTCCGTATCTGCTGCCGGCGGGAAGACACGAGAGATTCTGGTGGAATTGAATCGAGCCGCCCTGGCCAGATACGGGGTAGCACCATCGCAGATTGTACAGGTGCTTGGCGCAGGCAATCAATCGGTTTCGGCGGGGAGCGTCGTCAAGGGGCAACAGGAGATGCAGATTCGCGTGAAGGGCGAATACAGCTCTGTCGCTGAGATTCGCGATACGCTCATTCTGCTGTCCAACGGTCAGCAGATTCGGCTGCATGAACTGGCGGAGGTCAAGGACACCTATAAGGAGGAAACCTCGCTTACGCTGGTCAATGGCGCTCCGGCTCTTGTCCTGTCGATCCAGAAGCAGTCCGATGCGAATACCGTCTCGGTGGCGGATGAAATCTATAAGGCAATGGAGGAGATGAACAGCCAGCTTCCAGAAGGTGTCGAGCTGACGGTGGTAACGGATTCCTCCATCTACATTCGGCAGTCGATTGATGGCGTCATGAACAATATGCTGCAAGGGGGCATACTAGCTGTCCTGATCCTGATCGTGTTCCTGCGCAGCATCAGAGCCACATTGGTTATCGGGATCGCCATTCCGATTGCCGTCTTGTCTACCTTTGCGATGATGTACTTTACAGGGCAGACGCTTAACATTATTTCCATGGGCGGACTGGCCCTGGGGATCGGGATGATGCTGGATTGCTCGATCGTTATCTTGGAAAACATCGTCGTTCATCGTCAGCGCGGCGCGACGGTTCTGCAAGCGGCGGTCAAAGGAGCGTCCGAGCTGGGGACGGCAGTTATTGCTTCCACCGTAACCTCGCTGGTCGTATTTGTGCCGATTGTCTTCGTCCAGGGCATTGCCGCAGACATCTTCAAGCCGATGGCGCTGACCGTCGCCTTTTCACTGCTGGCCTCGCTGATTGTCGCGATTACGCTGGTGCCAATGTTGTCGGCCAAGCTGATGTCGGCGCCGCTCAAGGAGCGCAAGCCTAGCTTGTTCGAGCGCGGACTGAATCTGCTGATTCAATTCTACAAGAAGCGGCTGGCCTGGTCACTGAAGCATCGCAAGACGACGGTTGCTCTCGTCGGTGCCTTAATGGTAGGCAGCCTGGCGTTGGCGCCCATGATCGGCATGGAGCTGATGCCAGCAGATGATGAGGGGCGGCTAACCGTTACGATTAAGGCTCCCTCAGGCACAAGACTGGAGGAAACCAAGGAGATAGCCAACGAAGTGGAAGCGCTGCTCGCACCCTATGAATCGATGATCCGCATGGCGTATCTATCGATCGGTGGAAGCAGTCTCGGCTTCGGTGGAGATAGCTCCAATCAAGCGACACTGACGATGGAGCTGATTGGCTCCACGGAGCGCGACATGACGACCCGGGAATTCGTAAGCAGCTTGAGCAGGCAGACGCAGGAGATTCCAGGAGCAGAGATTACGGTCTCCGCAATGGAGACGGGGCTGGGCGCGGGCAGCCCGATCCAGATCAAGCTTAACGGTCAGGACCGTGAGGTGCTGGAGGAGGTTGCTGACCAGGTCATGTGGCTGATCTCTGAGGTGGAGGGTGTCCATAATGCTCAGACCTCCTCGCAGGAAGGCAACGAGGAGATGAACATTATCGTCGACCGTCTGATGGCTGCGCAGTACGGACTGAGCTATCAGCAGATCATTAGCGAGATCCAGTTGGCCATGAACGGACAGCTCGCGACGAAGTTCAGGGAAGAGGGCTCGGAGTATGATGTTCGCGTCGTGATGCCCGAGGAGGAGAGGGCCAACCTGGCGGCTCTTAGCCAACTGCGATTGCAGACAGCTACCGGCCAGTATATTCCGTTGTCACAGGTTGCCAAATTTGAGCAGTTGAAGGGCCCGGTCGTCATCCAACGGGAAAACCAACAGCGACAAATCAATGTCACGAGCGATGTAATTGGACGCGATCTGGGGAGTGTAGCGAACGACATTCAAGCCGCATTAAATAAGATGAACTTCCCGGAGGGCTACAGCTATTCCATGGGCGGCGATGCCGAGGAGATGCTGGACTCGTTCATTGATCTGGCTCTTGCACTCGTATTCTCTATCTTTCTCGTCTATGTCGTCATGGCGATTCAGTTCGAGTCGCTGCTTCATCCGTTTATCATTATGTTCTCGGTACCCACCTCGATCATAGGTGTCTTGATTGGACTATTTGTAACAAATACCGCCATCAGCTTGCCGGCGTTGATCGGGATGATTCTGCTCGTTGGGGTCGTCGTTAACAATGGAATTGTGCTGGTGGATTATATCAACATTTTACGCAGGCAAGGAATGGAGCGCTATGAGGCCATAATGGCAGGCTCGCCGAGCAGGGTGCGACCGATTCTCATGATGACATTGACGACGGTGCTCGGGATGATCCCGCTCGCGCTTGGACTTGGGGAAGGCTCCAGCATGCAGGCGCCGCTGGGCATTGTCGTCATCTTCGGCTTGTTGTTCTCAACGGTATTTACATTGATCTTTGTCCCGGTTGTCTACAGCATGGCAGATGACTTCAGCCAGTGGCTGCGGCGGGTGCTGCGCAGAAGAGGCAAGACAGCCACGGAAGCGACAGCTACGGAGGTCTAG
- a CDS encoding efflux RND transporter periplasmic adaptor subunit produces MRSIRWNTLLAAGIIAGMLLLSGCTEVDEPSAAEKQSQEERQTPVQVKAVTQGALTQQSELIGSAVPSTAVDVFPKMTGEIIQLDVKKGDRVKKGQRLGRIKGDDLQTQVEMEEYALEIAQNQYKVLVRSEMTTDTELEQARISVEQSKLRLRQTRAQLENTYITTPFAGEIVNVNGELGGFASPSSPLFTVVSIQPIKITANVSSSQMLVLQNKTEIQVDIPDLGAGHTGTISYLSPVTNDTGFYTLEVRLANEDQAIKPGMIAKLLLTQERQQDALLVPTEAVVEKGGASYLFVIEKDRAVMKNIEVLETQSSLTAVKGDIQPGDLIVTKGQITLEDGMKVTVVEGAQKP; encoded by the coding sequence TTGAGAAGCATAAGGTGGAATACACTGCTTGCCGCAGGAATCATTGCAGGGATGCTGCTATTATCAGGCTGCACAGAGGTCGATGAGCCGTCGGCGGCGGAGAAGCAGTCGCAGGAGGAGCGCCAGACGCCTGTTCAGGTGAAAGCTGTCACACAAGGCGCGCTGACCCAGCAGAGTGAATTGATTGGGTCGGCGGTACCGAGCACCGCGGTCGATGTCTTCCCCAAGATGACCGGGGAGATTATCCAGTTGGATGTCAAGAAGGGGGACCGCGTGAAGAAGGGACAGCGGCTTGGGAGAATCAAGGGAGATGACCTGCAGACCCAGGTAGAAATGGAGGAATATGCGCTCGAGATTGCCCAGAACCAGTATAAGGTGCTGGTACGATCCGAGATGACGACAGATACGGAGCTGGAGCAGGCGCGCATCTCGGTTGAGCAGTCGAAGCTGCGTCTGCGGCAAACACGAGCGCAACTGGAAAATACATATATTACAACGCCATTCGCTGGCGAGATCGTCAATGTGAACGGCGAGCTTGGAGGCTTCGCATCGCCAAGCTCGCCTCTGTTCACCGTGGTCTCCATCCAACCGATCAAGATTACTGCCAATGTCAGCTCGAGCCAGATGCTGGTACTCCAGAATAAGACAGAGATTCAGGTGGACATCCCGGATCTGGGCGCCGGGCATACGGGGACGATCAGCTATCTTTCTCCTGTGACCAACGACACCGGTTTCTATACACTTGAGGTGCGATTGGCCAATGAAGATCAGGCGATCAAGCCGGGGATGATCGCCAAGCTATTGCTGACGCAGGAGCGGCAGCAGGATGCCTTGCTTGTACCGACAGAAGCGGTGGTGGAGAAGGGCGGAGCCTCTTACCTATTTGTCATTGAGAAGGATCGAGCGGTGATGAAGAACATCGAGGTGCTGGAGACCCAATCCTCCCTGACTGCGGTCAAGGGGGATATTCAGCCTGGTGATCTGATTGTGACCAAGGGGCAGATTACGCTGGAGGACGGGATGAAGGTCACAGTTGTCGAGGGGGCGCAGAAACCTTGA
- a CDS encoding phage holin, LLH family: protein MHAMLQPYLQTIVLAILSVLASVATAALFQARARMLRWLESRATNEQRELLHKLAGEAFAFAETVFREVGGPKKLEAAYGYLSTRLKEQGIELGQAELRSAIEKAVLDYNALQAPLLGPSFRSQTKDIHEQS, encoded by the coding sequence ATGCACGCTATGCTTCAACCGTATCTCCAAACAATCGTGCTCGCCATCCTGTCTGTTCTGGCTTCAGTTGCTACGGCTGCATTGTTTCAGGCACGCGCTCGTATGCTGAGGTGGCTGGAGAGTCGCGCGACCAATGAGCAGCGAGAGCTGCTGCATAAGCTGGCTGGCGAAGCCTTCGCATTTGCCGAGACGGTGTTCCGGGAGGTCGGCGGGCCGAAGAAGCTAGAAGCGGCCTACGGCTACCTAAGCACCCGCCTGAAGGAACAGGGGATCGAGCTGGGACAGGCCGAGCTTCGCTCCGCCATCGAGAAGGCTGTGCTGGATTACAATGCGTTGCAGGCGCCGTTACTGGGTCCGTCATTTCGTAGCCAAACTAAGGATATTCACGAGCAGAGCTAG
- a CDS encoding N-acetylmuramoyl-L-alanine amidase, with protein MSKLKIAIDAGHGPDTPGKRSPDESLREFQFNNPTAKTVALFLANYEGVETSFTHAPDGSRDVPLKERTDKANAWGADVLISIHANASGDGWSSAEGIETFTYTKPSAASVQLAKALQTQLITATGLRDRGVKMANYHMVRESRMPAILVECGFMTHRREVELLKSEAYRQRCAEAIVSALVQVYDLQPIATNSPGQPSAGSGTINAPSPTAATGINQTSNKTEYSDIKPGSWYEDGIKRVTDPPNALMSGYPDGTFRPEQPVSRAELAVILANWLRKNH; from the coding sequence ATGAGCAAGTTGAAAATAGCAATTGATGCTGGGCACGGCCCCGATACACCAGGCAAGCGGTCGCCGGATGAGAGCCTGCGGGAGTTTCAATTTAACAACCCTACAGCAAAAACGGTTGCGCTGTTTCTCGCAAACTATGAGGGCGTGGAGACGAGCTTCACCCACGCTCCTGACGGCAGTCGCGATGTGCCGTTGAAGGAACGCACAGACAAGGCCAACGCCTGGGGAGCGGATGTACTCATCTCGATCCATGCCAATGCTAGCGGCGATGGCTGGAGCAGCGCGGAAGGAATCGAGACCTTCACGTATACGAAGCCATCCGCCGCATCGGTTCAACTCGCCAAGGCTCTACAGACCCAGTTGATTACAGCGACAGGCCTGCGTGACAGAGGAGTCAAGATGGCGAATTACCATATGGTGCGGGAGAGCCGGATGCCGGCCATTCTCGTAGAATGTGGATTTATGACTCATCGCCGTGAAGTCGAATTATTGAAGTCGGAGGCGTATCGGCAGCGATGTGCAGAAGCGATCGTCTCGGCTCTTGTGCAGGTATATGATTTGCAGCCTATTGCAACGAACTCTCCAGGTCAGCCAAGTGCTGGCTCTGGCACGATCAACGCCCCAAGCCCGACTGCCGCGACGGGGATCAATCAAACGTCTAATAAAACTGAATATTCCGATATTAAACCCGGATCATGGTACGAAGATGGTATCAAGCGGGTGACAGACCCGCCTAATGCTCTAATGAGCGGTTATCCAGATGGCACCTTTAGGCCGGAGCAACCGGTAAGCAGGGCAGAGCTGGCTGTTATACTAGCGAACTGGTTGAGGAAGAATCACTAG